A section of the Oscillospiraceae bacterium genome encodes:
- a CDS encoding glycoside hydrolase family 127 protein, with product MKNLSFEKTVIKDGFWKFYEDLNRNQVVKSVYDRFKETGRFDALKCLWKEGDENKPHIFWDSDVAKWIEGVGYLLMKNPSAKLESLVDEMVDDIAKNQREDGYFNSYFLTVNPDGIYQNRGDHELYCSGHLIEAAISYHQATGKDKLLQCMLKNVDCIYRAFVEEKTAKFQTPGHEEIELALLKLYGYLGNEKHLELARFFLNQRGEQREDSNTQYGQDNLPVRELKEAVGHSVRAGYLYTAMAMLAKIDKDKELKAACDRLFENITTKKMSITGGVGAERVDEQFSYAYDLPNGDTYNETCAAIALALFAGELQETQADSKYGDLIERIYFNNLLSGVSLSGDRFFYMNPLELDLKKYQRSTFQAACERAKVFECSCCPPNILRMLATIPRYAYTVDGANIYCNQFISGETNLTINGKEAKISLKTNYPADGELEFTYHGEPAAMYIRIPSWCVEYQGATENGFAVYSVKDGDVVRVSLPMQIHFMEAHPNVQDNAGRYAVMRGPIVYCMEGLDNGENLRDITILELGTHRVVTEDTIPAPVLYMDAKRRKMTDELYRIKNAEREFFTARLIPYFSFANREATDLLVWCMVD from the coding sequence ATGAAAAACCTGAGCTTTGAAAAGACCGTCATAAAAGACGGATTTTGGAAATTTTATGAAGATTTAAACCGCAATCAAGTGGTGAAAAGTGTGTATGATCGTTTCAAAGAAACGGGACGTTTTGATGCCCTAAAGTGTCTGTGGAAGGAGGGAGATGAAAACAAACCTCATATCTTCTGGGATTCTGATGTGGCAAAATGGATTGAGGGTGTTGGGTATCTTCTGATGAAAAATCCTTCCGCTAAGCTGGAATCTTTGGTGGATGAAATGGTGGATGATATTGCCAAAAATCAGCGTGAAGACGGATATTTCAATTCTTATTTTTTAACCGTGAATCCTGATGGGATTTATCAAAATCGGGGAGATCACGAGCTGTATTGTTCAGGACATCTGATTGAAGCTGCAATTTCGTATCATCAGGCAACGGGAAAAGACAAGCTTTTACAGTGTATGTTAAAAAATGTTGATTGTATCTACCGCGCATTCGTAGAAGAAAAAACGGCAAAATTCCAAACGCCGGGACACGAAGAAATTGAACTTGCTCTTTTAAAACTCTATGGGTATCTTGGCAATGAAAAACATCTGGAACTTGCCCGATTTTTCTTAAATCAAAGAGGAGAGCAAAGGGAGGATTCCAATACTCAATACGGGCAGGATAATCTTCCCGTGCGGGAATTAAAGGAGGCAGTGGGACATTCTGTTCGCGCCGGATATCTTTACACTGCGATGGCAATGCTTGCGAAAATCGACAAGGACAAGGAACTAAAAGCGGCCTGCGACAGACTGTTTGAAAATATTACCACAAAGAAAATGAGTATCACCGGCGGTGTTGGTGCCGAGAGGGTGGACGAACAGTTTTCTTATGCATACGATCTTCCTAATGGAGATACTTATAACGAAACCTGTGCAGCCATTGCTCTGGCCTTGTTTGCAGGAGAATTGCAGGAAACCCAAGCGGACTCCAAATATGGTGATCTGATTGAACGGATATATTTTAATAATCTTCTTTCCGGTGTTTCTTTAAGTGGAGACCGGTTCTTCTATATGAATCCTTTGGAGCTTGATTTAAAAAAGTATCAGCGTAGCACCTTTCAGGCGGCTTGCGAGCGTGCAAAGGTATTTGAATGCTCCTGCTGTCCGCCTAATATTTTAAGAATGCTTGCGACCATTCCCCGTTATGCTTATACCGTGGATGGAGCAAATATTTATTGTAATCAGTTTATTTCCGGTGAAACCAACCTCACTATCAACGGAAAAGAGGCTAAAATTTCTTTAAAAACTAACTATCCCGCCGATGGAGAGCTGGAGTTTACCTATCACGGAGAACCTGCTGCTATGTATATCCGTATTCCGTCCTGGTGTGTGGAATATCAAGGCGCAACCGAAAATGGTTTTGCCGTATATTCTGTGAAGGATGGTGATGTGGTGAGAGTTTCTTTGCCCATGCAGATTCATTTTATGGAAGCACATCCCAATGTGCAGGATAATGCAGGCAGATATGCTGTGATGAGAGGTCCTATCGTATATTGCATGGAAGGATTGGATAATGGTGAAAATCTTCGCGATATTACCATTTTGGAGCTGGGGACTCATCGTGTGGTAACAGAAGATACGATTCCTGCCCCGGTTCTTTATATGGATGCAAAGCGTCGGAAGATGACTGACGAGCTATATCGCATCAAAAATGCGGAACGGGAATTTTTTACGGCAAGATTGATTCCTTATTTTTCATTTGCCAATCGTGAGGCAACCGACTTGCTTGTCTGGTGTATGGTTGATTAA
- a CDS encoding AraC family transcriptional regulator — MFEQVKNCGAGKFISSHNWIHPDRVIDSYELLFVTKGCVYLHQDGIDYELKANDILLLEPNIRHFGYKPSTDTEFFWLHWTSPGKILKESLYTAPENPYRISLYFRQLIEARVTNMPGETMDYLTRLILLELFVNANQSGTNAVAEKIRAWIKANSHAPITASQIADRFGYNVDYLNRLYKLSFQKNIKEAINEERIRYLKMLMLYDNMPLKEVAMKAGFSDYKYFLQFFKYHEGITPTQFYKQFSKIYINSR, encoded by the coding sequence ATGTTTGAGCAAGTAAAAAACTGTGGAGCAGGCAAATTCATATCCAGCCATAACTGGATTCATCCCGACCGTGTGATTGATTCTTATGAACTTCTCTTTGTTACCAAGGGATGCGTCTATCTTCATCAGGACGGAATCGACTACGAATTAAAAGCCAACGATATTCTGCTGTTGGAGCCAAATATTCGCCATTTTGGGTACAAACCCAGCACCGACACTGAGTTTTTCTGGTTACACTGGACTTCCCCGGGGAAAATTCTTAAAGAATCTCTTTATACCGCTCCGGAAAATCCCTACCGTATCAGCTTATATTTCAGGCAACTGATTGAAGCCCGTGTTACCAATATGCCCGGCGAAACTATGGATTATCTGACTCGTTTGATTTTGTTGGAGCTGTTTGTCAACGCCAATCAATCAGGTACCAATGCCGTGGCGGAAAAAATCCGAGCCTGGATCAAAGCAAACTCTCACGCTCCCATCACCGCCTCGCAGATCGCTGACCGATTTGGTTATAATGTGGATTATCTGAACCGTTTATATAAGCTTAGTTTTCAAAAAAATATCAAAGAAGCGATCAATGAAGAACGCATCCGTTATCTGAAAATGCTGATGTTATACGACAATATGCCCCTAAAAGAAGTGGCGATGAAAGCCGGCTTCTCCGACTACAAATATTTTCTGCAGTTTTTTAAATACCACGAAGGAATCACACCCACACAGTTTTATAAACAATTTTCCAAAATTTATATCAATTCCCGCTAA